In Serinus canaria isolate serCan28SL12 chromosome 7 unlocalized genomic scaffold, serCan2020 HiC_scaffold_29, whole genome shotgun sequence, a single genomic region encodes these proteins:
- the PCBP3 gene encoding poly(rC)-binding protein 3 isoform X3 — MESKVSEGGLNVTLTIRLLMHGKEVGSIIGKKGETVKKMREESGARINISEGNCPERIVTITGPTDAIFKAFAMIAYKFEEDITNSMSNSTATSKPPVTLRLVVPASQCGSLIGKGGSKIKEIRESTGAQVQVAGDMLPNSTERAVTISGTPDAIIQCVKQICVVMLESPPKGATIPYRPKPASTPVIFAGGQAYTIQGQYAIPHPDQLTKLHQLAMQQTPFTPLGQTTPAFPGEKLPLHSSEEAQNLMGQSSGLDASPPASTHELTIPNDLIGCIIGRQGTKINEIRQMSGAQIKIANATEGSSERQITITGTPANISLAQYLINASSADPDPHGRNTFTA, encoded by the exons ATGGAGTCCAAGGTCTCCGAAGGCGGCCTCAACGTCACCCTCACCATCCGGCTGCTGATGCACGGCAAG GAAGTGGGAAGCATCATTGGGAAG AAAGGAGAGACCGTGAAGAAGATGCGTGAGGAG AGTGGGGCAAGGATCAACATCTCAGAGGGGAACTGCCCTGAGCGGATTGTGACCATCACTGGCCCCACTGATGCCATCTTCAAGGCTTTTGCCATGATCGCCTACAAATTTGAGGAG GACATAACCAACTCCATGAGCAACAGCACCGCTACCAGCAAACCTCCAGTGACACTGCGGCTGGTGGTGCCAGCGAGTCAGTGCGGCTCCCTCATCGGCAAGGGGGGTTCCAAGATCAAGGAAATCCGAGAG TCCACAGGTGCTCAGGTCCAAGTGGCTGGGGACATGCTGCCCAACTCCACGGAGCGGGCAGTGACAATCTCGGGGACACCCGATGCAATTATCCAGTGTGTCAAACAGATCTGTGTGGTGATGCTGGAG TCCCCACCAAAAGGTGCCACCATTCCCTACCGCCCAAAGCCCGCCTCCACCCCTGTCATTTTTGCAGGTGGTCAG GCCTATACAATTCAGGGACAATACGCTATTCCACACCCAGAT CAGTTGACCAAGCTCCACCAGTTGGCTATGCAGCAAACCCCCTTTACTCCCCTTGGACAGACCACCCCCGCTTTCCCTG GAGAAAAGCTGCCCTTACATTCCTCCGAAGAAGCTCAAAATCTGATGGGCCAGTCATCAG GTTTGGATGCCAGTCCCCCGGCCAGTACTCATGAACTCACCATTCCCAATGAT CTAATAGGCTGCATAATCGGACGCCAAGGGACCAAAATCAATGAAATTCGGCAGATGTCGGGAGCGCAGATCAAAATCGCAAACGCCACAGAAGGGTCATCGGAGCGCCAAATTACCATCACAGGAACCCCTGCAAACATCAGCCTTGCGCAGTACCTCATCAACGCCAG ctctgcagacccTGACCCCCACGGGAGGAACACCTTCACCGCCTGA
- the PCBP3 gene encoding poly(rC)-binding protein 3 isoform X7, giving the protein MESKVSEGGLNVTLTIRLLMHGKEVGSIIGKKGETVKKMREESGARINISEGNCPERIVTITGPTDAIFKAFAMIAYKFEEDITNSMSNSTATSKPPVTLRLVVPASQCGSLIGKGGSKIKEIRESTGAQVQVAGDMLPNSTERAVTISGTPDAIIQCVKQICVVMLEVQSVTKRAYTIQGQYAIPHPDQLTKLHQLAMQQTPFTPLGQTTPAFPGEKLPLHSSEEAQNLMGQSSGLDASPPASTHELTIPNDLIGCIIGRQGTKINEIRQMSGAQIKIANATEGSSERQITITGTPANISLAQYLINASSADPDPHGRNTFTA; this is encoded by the exons ATGGAGTCCAAGGTCTCCGAAGGCGGCCTCAACGTCACCCTCACCATCCGGCTGCTGATGCACGGCAAG GAAGTGGGAAGCATCATTGGGAAG AAAGGAGAGACCGTGAAGAAGATGCGTGAGGAG AGTGGGGCAAGGATCAACATCTCAGAGGGGAACTGCCCTGAGCGGATTGTGACCATCACTGGCCCCACTGATGCCATCTTCAAGGCTTTTGCCATGATCGCCTACAAATTTGAGGAG GACATAACCAACTCCATGAGCAACAGCACCGCTACCAGCAAACCTCCAGTGACACTGCGGCTGGTGGTGCCAGCGAGTCAGTGCGGCTCCCTCATCGGCAAGGGGGGTTCCAAGATCAAGGAAATCCGAGAG TCCACAGGTGCTCAGGTCCAAGTGGCTGGGGACATGCTGCCCAACTCCACGGAGCGGGCAGTGACAATCTCGGGGACACCCGATGCAATTATCCAGTGTGTCAAACAGATCTGTGTGGTGATGCTGGAGGTACAGTCTGTAACAAAGAGG GCCTATACAATTCAGGGACAATACGCTATTCCACACCCAGAT CAGTTGACCAAGCTCCACCAGTTGGCTATGCAGCAAACCCCCTTTACTCCCCTTGGACAGACCACCCCCGCTTTCCCTG GAGAAAAGCTGCCCTTACATTCCTCCGAAGAAGCTCAAAATCTGATGGGCCAGTCATCAG GTTTGGATGCCAGTCCCCCGGCCAGTACTCATGAACTCACCATTCCCAATGAT CTAATAGGCTGCATAATCGGACGCCAAGGGACCAAAATCAATGAAATTCGGCAGATGTCGGGAGCGCAGATCAAAATCGCAAACGCCACAGAAGGGTCATCGGAGCGCCAAATTACCATCACAGGAACCCCTGCAAACATCAGCCTTGCGCAGTACCTCATCAACGCCAG ctctgcagacccTGACCCCCACGGGAGGAACACCTTCACCGCCTGA
- the PCBP3 gene encoding poly(rC)-binding protein 3 isoform X8 has translation MESKVSEGGLNVTLTIRLLMHGKEVGSIIGKKGETVKKMREESGARINISEGNCPERIVTITGPTDAIFKAFAMIAYKFEEDITNSMSNSTATSKPPVTLRLVVPASQCGSLIGKGGSKIKEIRESTGAQVQVAGDMLPNSTERAVTISGTPDAIIQCVKQICVVMLEVQSVTKRAYTIQGQYAIPHPDLTKLHQLAMQQTPFTPLGQTTPAFPGEKLPLHSSEEAQNLMGQSSGLDASPPASTHELTIPNDLIGCIIGRQGTKINEIRQMSGAQIKIANATEGSSERQITITGTPANISLAQYLINASSADPDPHGRNTFTA, from the exons ATGGAGTCCAAGGTCTCCGAAGGCGGCCTCAACGTCACCCTCACCATCCGGCTGCTGATGCACGGCAAG GAAGTGGGAAGCATCATTGGGAAG AAAGGAGAGACCGTGAAGAAGATGCGTGAGGAG AGTGGGGCAAGGATCAACATCTCAGAGGGGAACTGCCCTGAGCGGATTGTGACCATCACTGGCCCCACTGATGCCATCTTCAAGGCTTTTGCCATGATCGCCTACAAATTTGAGGAG GACATAACCAACTCCATGAGCAACAGCACCGCTACCAGCAAACCTCCAGTGACACTGCGGCTGGTGGTGCCAGCGAGTCAGTGCGGCTCCCTCATCGGCAAGGGGGGTTCCAAGATCAAGGAAATCCGAGAG TCCACAGGTGCTCAGGTCCAAGTGGCTGGGGACATGCTGCCCAACTCCACGGAGCGGGCAGTGACAATCTCGGGGACACCCGATGCAATTATCCAGTGTGTCAAACAGATCTGTGTGGTGATGCTGGAGGTACAGTCTGTAACAAAGAGG GCCTATACAATTCAGGGACAATACGCTATTCCACACCCAGAT TTGACCAAGCTCCACCAGTTGGCTATGCAGCAAACCCCCTTTACTCCCCTTGGACAGACCACCCCCGCTTTCCCTG GAGAAAAGCTGCCCTTACATTCCTCCGAAGAAGCTCAAAATCTGATGGGCCAGTCATCAG GTTTGGATGCCAGTCCCCCGGCCAGTACTCATGAACTCACCATTCCCAATGAT CTAATAGGCTGCATAATCGGACGCCAAGGGACCAAAATCAATGAAATTCGGCAGATGTCGGGAGCGCAGATCAAAATCGCAAACGCCACAGAAGGGTCATCGGAGCGCCAAATTACCATCACAGGAACCCCTGCAAACATCAGCCTTGCGCAGTACCTCATCAACGCCAG ctctgcagacccTGACCCCCACGGGAGGAACACCTTCACCGCCTGA
- the PCBP3 gene encoding poly(rC)-binding protein 3 isoform X13: MESKVSEGGLNVTLTIRLLMHGKEVGSIIGKKGETVKKMREESGARINISEGNCPERIVTITGPTDAIFKAFAMIAYKFEEDITNSMSNSTATSKPPVTLRLVVPASQCGSLIGKGGSKIKEIRESTGAQVQVAGDMLPNSTERAVTISGTPDAIIQCVKQICVVMLEVQSVTKRSPPKGATIPYRPKPASTPVIFAGGQAYTIQGQYAIPHPDQLTKLHQLAMQQTPFTPLGQTTPAFPGEKLPLHSSEEAQNLMGQSSGLDASPPASTHELTIPNDAA, encoded by the exons ATGGAGTCCAAGGTCTCCGAAGGCGGCCTCAACGTCACCCTCACCATCCGGCTGCTGATGCACGGCAAG GAAGTGGGAAGCATCATTGGGAAG AAAGGAGAGACCGTGAAGAAGATGCGTGAGGAG AGTGGGGCAAGGATCAACATCTCAGAGGGGAACTGCCCTGAGCGGATTGTGACCATCACTGGCCCCACTGATGCCATCTTCAAGGCTTTTGCCATGATCGCCTACAAATTTGAGGAG GACATAACCAACTCCATGAGCAACAGCACCGCTACCAGCAAACCTCCAGTGACACTGCGGCTGGTGGTGCCAGCGAGTCAGTGCGGCTCCCTCATCGGCAAGGGGGGTTCCAAGATCAAGGAAATCCGAGAG TCCACAGGTGCTCAGGTCCAAGTGGCTGGGGACATGCTGCCCAACTCCACGGAGCGGGCAGTGACAATCTCGGGGACACCCGATGCAATTATCCAGTGTGTCAAACAGATCTGTGTGGTGATGCTGGAGGTACAGTCTGTAACAAAGAGG TCCCCACCAAAAGGTGCCACCATTCCCTACCGCCCAAAGCCCGCCTCCACCCCTGTCATTTTTGCAGGTGGTCAG GCCTATACAATTCAGGGACAATACGCTATTCCACACCCAGAT CAGTTGACCAAGCTCCACCAGTTGGCTATGCAGCAAACCCCCTTTACTCCCCTTGGACAGACCACCCCCGCTTTCCCTG GAGAAAAGCTGCCCTTACATTCCTCCGAAGAAGCTCAAAATCTGATGGGCCAGTCATCAG GTTTGGATGCCAGTCCCCCGGCCAGTACTCATGAACTCACCATTCCCAATGAT GCTGCATAA
- the PCBP3 gene encoding poly(rC)-binding protein 3 isoform X15 has translation MESKVSEGGLNVTLTIRLLMHGKEVGSIIGKKGETVKKMREESGARINISEGNCPERIVTITGPTDAIFKAFAMIAYKFEEDITNSMSNSTATSKPPVTLRLVVPASQCGSLIGKGGSKIKEIREAYTIQGQYAIPHPDLTKLHQLAMQQTPFTPLGQTTPAFPGEKLPLHSSEEAQNLMGQSSGLDASPPASTHELTIPNDLIGCIIGRQGTKINEIRQMSGAQIKIANATEGSSERQITITGTPANISLAQYLINASSADPDPHGRNTFTA, from the exons ATGGAGTCCAAGGTCTCCGAAGGCGGCCTCAACGTCACCCTCACCATCCGGCTGCTGATGCACGGCAAG GAAGTGGGAAGCATCATTGGGAAG AAAGGAGAGACCGTGAAGAAGATGCGTGAGGAG AGTGGGGCAAGGATCAACATCTCAGAGGGGAACTGCCCTGAGCGGATTGTGACCATCACTGGCCCCACTGATGCCATCTTCAAGGCTTTTGCCATGATCGCCTACAAATTTGAGGAG GACATAACCAACTCCATGAGCAACAGCACCGCTACCAGCAAACCTCCAGTGACACTGCGGCTGGTGGTGCCAGCGAGTCAGTGCGGCTCCCTCATCGGCAAGGGGGGTTCCAAGATCAAGGAAATCCGAGAG GCCTATACAATTCAGGGACAATACGCTATTCCACACCCAGAT TTGACCAAGCTCCACCAGTTGGCTATGCAGCAAACCCCCTTTACTCCCCTTGGACAGACCACCCCCGCTTTCCCTG GAGAAAAGCTGCCCTTACATTCCTCCGAAGAAGCTCAAAATCTGATGGGCCAGTCATCAG GTTTGGATGCCAGTCCCCCGGCCAGTACTCATGAACTCACCATTCCCAATGAT CTAATAGGCTGCATAATCGGACGCCAAGGGACCAAAATCAATGAAATTCGGCAGATGTCGGGAGCGCAGATCAAAATCGCAAACGCCACAGAAGGGTCATCGGAGCGCCAAATTACCATCACAGGAACCCCTGCAAACATCAGCCTTGCGCAGTACCTCATCAACGCCAG ctctgcagacccTGACCCCCACGGGAGGAACACCTTCACCGCCTGA